Proteins from one Camelina sativa cultivar DH55 chromosome 8, Cs, whole genome shotgun sequence genomic window:
- the LOC104708969 gene encoding lactosylceramide 4-alpha-galactosyltransferase-like: MDHDIEKRFTVMIDHRRLNQSASSPLFTVFSITFIALILVTTLVRMSNFSMQLRSDDYSEVKIEIKRVIPHLPLSSEKDGERKNPIKQQYAQQMMQSPNLKTKEKLQVIEIFSGDNLSEKFQKRVIEFVGDGCEVNFVMTWISSAEFFGKREVLAIESVFKSHPRGCLMILSATLDSPQGYTILKPFLDRGYKVIAVTPDLSFLLKGTAGESWLEEIKTGKRDPGKISLAQNLSNLMRLAYLYKYGGVYLDTDMIVLKSFKGLRNVIGAQTLDPSSTNWTRLNNAVLIFDKNHPLLLKFIEEFAKTFNGNIWGYNGPYLVSRVARAVEGSSGYNFTVMRPSAFYSVNWLEIKKLFRVAKTEKDSRWVKVKLLHMQRSGYGLHLWNKFSKKYEIEQGSAMWKLVSEHCIFCEIGSAL; the protein is encoded by the exons atggatCATGATATAGAGAAGAGATTCACAGTAATGATTGATCACAGACGGCTAAACCAATCGGCATCATCACCACTTTTCACTGTGTTTTCGATCACTTTTATAGCTCTGATCTTGGTTACAACGTTGGTTCGAATGTCTAATTTCTCGATGCAACTGCGGAGTGATGATTACTCAGAGGTGAAGATAGAGATCAAAAGAGTGATTCCACACTTACCTCTAAGCTCTGAGAAGGATGGTGAAAGGAAAAATCCGATCAAGCAACAATATGCACAACAAATGATGCAATCTCCTAATCTGAAAACCAAAGAGAAACTCCAAGTTATTGAGATTTTTAGTGGAGATAACTTGTCTGAGAAGTTTCAAAAGAGGGTTATTGAGTTTGTCGGTGATGGATGTGAAGTCAACTTCGTCATGACATGGATATCATCAGCAGAGTTCTTCGGCAAAAGAGAG GTATTAGCTATTGAAAGTGTCTTTAAGTCTCATCCTCGTGGTTGCTTAATGATCCTATCCGCAACCTTGGATTCTCCTCAAGGTTATACAATCTTGAAACCGTTTCTTGATCGTGGTTACAAAGTTATTGCAGTCACACCGGATTTGTCTTTTCTACTCAAAGGAACCGCCGGAGAATCATGGCTCGAGGAAATAAAGACGGGTAAAAGAGACCCCGGGAAGATATCTTTAGCTCAGAATCTCTCAAACCTCATGAGGCTTGCATACTTGTACAAATATGGAGGTGTTTACTTAGACACGGACATGATTGTTCTGAAAAGCTTCAAAGGTCTTAGAAACGTGATTGGAGCACAAACTCTTGATCCTTCGTCGACAAATTGGACAAGACTGAACAACGCGGTACTAATATTCGACAAGAACCATCCTCTCTTACTCAAATTCATCGAAGAATTCGCTAAGACTTTCAATGGAAACATATGGGGATACAATGGACCGTACCTTGTTTCTCGAGTGGCTAGAGCCGTGGAAGGTTCTAGTGGCTATAACTTCACCGTCATGCGACCTTCTGCTTTCTATTCGGTAAACTGGCTCGAGATTAAGAAGTTGTTCAGAgtggctaaaacagagaaagattcGAGATGGGTAAAAGTCAAGCTTCTTCATATGCAGAGGAGTGGCTATGGTTTGCATCTGTGGAATAAGTTTAGCAAGAAGTATGAAATTGAACAGGGAAGTGCCATGTGGAAAC
- the LOC104708971 gene encoding uncharacterized protein LOC104708971 isoform X1: MKMIGIGTLTYSSPSKILLEDSPPRIFRCGSEIFPCVPWKTFHHFKFLRLDSAQNRTLKPIPVRSSSIKDSQVNEEALTKKVRVRFQLRKECVFGEHFFILGDDPVFGGLWDPETALPLNWSDGNVWTLDLDLPVGRLVEFKFILKAQTGEILWQPGPNRSLETWETNKTIRICEDWGNADLQMMIEEDYVPFNQEDSITHPKQSVRVDTIREEVDEVLGTTVHQNSSVLVVENAGYVSDESADIQSEKTMESSNGALTARVVTSEAMFTEEESPVLVPGLVSLSDLENEDMEVINEGKAETFPEVDKKQETKGEIIKKEKVKAISLLDKSELEAVKSVDQRQYNLVEEEQQRLETEPLGTPDMLLENDIQWGRRTLHKLLSNFRLF, translated from the exons ATGAAGATGATTGGCATTGGAACCCTAACTTATTCTTCTCCATCTAAGATCCTTCTCGAAGATTCTCCTCCACGAATTTTTCGCTGTGGATCAGAGATCTTCCCTTGTGTTCCATGGAAAACGTTTCATCACTTCAAGTTTTTGCGTTTAGATTCTGCTCAGAACAGGACTCTTAAGCCAATTCCGGTTCGCTCTTCTTCGATTAAGGATTCTCAG GTGAACGAAGAAGCTCTTACAAAAAAGGTTCGTGTAAGGTTCCAATTGCGGAAAGAGTGTGTCTTTGGTGAACATTTTTTCATTCTTGGTGATGATCCTGTGTTTGGTGGCCTCTGGGATCCAGAAACTGCCTTGCCACTGAACTGGTCAGATGGGAATGTCTGGACCTTAGACCTG GATTTGCCTGTTGGAAGATTGGTTGAGTTCAAGTTCATACTAAAGGCACAGACAGGGGAGATCTTGTGGCAACCAGGTCCAAACCGGTCTCTTGAAACCTGGGAAACTAATAAAACAATCAGGATATGTGAAGACTGGGGTAATGCTGATCTCCAGATGATGATTGAGGAAGATTATGTGCCATTCAATCAAGAAGACAGTATCACTCACCCTAAACAAAGCGTGAGGGTTGACACCATTAGAGAAGAGGTGGATGAAGTGCTTGGTACTACTGTACACCAAAACTCTTCAGTACTAGTTGTAGAGAATGCAGGATACGTAAGTGATGAGTCTGCAGATATCCAAAGTGAGAAAACTATGGAATCTTCTAATGGAGCTTTGACTGCTCGGGTTGTGACCAGCGAAGCCATGTTTACCGAGGAAGAAAGTCCAGTTTTGGTCCCTGGATTGGTTTCTCTGTCTGACTTGGAAAATGAAGATATGGAAGTTATTAACGAAGGTAAAGCAGAAACGTTCCCGGAG GTAGATAAGAAGCAAGAAACCAAAGGAGAAATaatcaagaaagagaaagtAAAAGCGATTTCATTATTGGACAAATCGGAGCTAGAAGCAGTGAAAAGTGTAGATCAGAGGCAATACAATTTAGTAGAGGAAGAGCAGCAGCGGCTAGAGACAGAGCCGCTTGGAACGCCGGATATGCTTTTAGAGAATGATATCCAATGGGGACGTAGAACACTTCACAAGCTTCTAAGCAACTTCAGACTTTTCTAA
- the LOC104708971 gene encoding uncharacterized protein LOC104708971 isoform X2, translating to MKMIGIGTLTYSSPSKILLEDSPPRIFRCGSEIFPCVPWKTFHHFKFLRLDSAQNRTLKPIPVRSSSIKDSQVNEEALTKKVRVRFQLRKECVFGEHFFILGDDPVFGGLWDPETALPLNWSDGNVWTLDLDLPVGRLVEFKFILKAQTGEILWQPGPNRSLETWETNKTIRICEDWGNADLQMMIEEDYVPFNQEDSITHPKQSVRVDTIREEVDEVLGTTVHQNSSVLVVENAGYVSDESADIQSEKTMESSNGALTARVVTSEAMFTEEESPVLVPGLVSLSDLENEDMEVINEGR from the exons ATGAAGATGATTGGCATTGGAACCCTAACTTATTCTTCTCCATCTAAGATCCTTCTCGAAGATTCTCCTCCACGAATTTTTCGCTGTGGATCAGAGATCTTCCCTTGTGTTCCATGGAAAACGTTTCATCACTTCAAGTTTTTGCGTTTAGATTCTGCTCAGAACAGGACTCTTAAGCCAATTCCGGTTCGCTCTTCTTCGATTAAGGATTCTCAG GTGAACGAAGAAGCTCTTACAAAAAAGGTTCGTGTAAGGTTCCAATTGCGGAAAGAGTGTGTCTTTGGTGAACATTTTTTCATTCTTGGTGATGATCCTGTGTTTGGTGGCCTCTGGGATCCAGAAACTGCCTTGCCACTGAACTGGTCAGATGGGAATGTCTGGACCTTAGACCTG GATTTGCCTGTTGGAAGATTGGTTGAGTTCAAGTTCATACTAAAGGCACAGACAGGGGAGATCTTGTGGCAACCAGGTCCAAACCGGTCTCTTGAAACCTGGGAAACTAATAAAACAATCAGGATATGTGAAGACTGGGGTAATGCTGATCTCCAGATGATGATTGAGGAAGATTATGTGCCATTCAATCAAGAAGACAGTATCACTCACCCTAAACAAAGCGTGAGGGTTGACACCATTAGAGAAGAGGTGGATGAAGTGCTTGGTACTACTGTACACCAAAACTCTTCAGTACTAGTTGTAGAGAATGCAGGATACGTAAGTGATGAGTCTGCAGATATCCAAAGTGAGAAAACTATGGAATCTTCTAATGGAGCTTTGACTGCTCGGGTTGTGACCAGCGAAGCCATGTTTACCGAGGAAGAAAGTCCAGTTTTGGTCCCTGGATTGGTTTCTCTGTCTGACTTGGAAAATGAAGATATGGAAGTTATTAACGAAG GTAGATAA